In Solanum pennellii chromosome 7, SPENNV200, the following are encoded in one genomic region:
- the LOC107025734 gene encoding uncharacterized protein LOC107025734, with amino-acid sequence MLGSPLDCKCKTDGSIRSEVVEKQLEGSLLTPVSSVGRYPVLSSKKDVQILKKNSSHVLSGKESESMRKLRIRAETRNKSSFSSHTISSSSKITTKKEKVQVQQIKKISAPPLVPPRALAGKTRLPTFTRQSQSSTSTEEPSRINERYLGYEEPIHHIAWEGSDENFHSPRVTCPICENDLCDMPDEYAYTDEYNDGVEPSVLPSVAILSCGHAFHAVCLDGITPEENSSDPPCFFCFSCMS; translated from the exons ATGTTAGGCAGTCCTTTAGATTGTAAATGTAAAACGGATGGCTCTATCCGTAGTGAAGTTGTGGAGAAGCAGTTAGAAGGCTCACTTTTGACTCCAGTGTCATCTGTCGGGAGATATCCTGTTTTATCTAGCAAGAAGGATGTCCAGATTCTTAAGAAGAATTCATCGCATGTTTTGAGTGGAAAAGAATCTGAAAGTATGCGTAAGTTGAGGATCCGCGCTGAGACGAGGAATAAAAGTTCATTTTCCTCTCACACAATTAGCTCTTCCAGTAAAATTACgaccaaaaaggaaaaag TTCAAGTCCAGCAAATCAAGAAGATTTCAGCTCCACCTCTGGTTCCTCCCCGCGCTTTGGCAGGAAAGACAAGGCTTCCGACCTTCACCCGTCAGTCTCAATCATCCACAAGTACCGAGGAGCCTTCAAGAATTAATGAGAGATACTTAGGATATGAAGAGCCCATCCATCATATTGCTTGGGAAG GTTCGGATGAGAATTTCCATTCACCGCGAGTCACTTGCCCAATATGCGAAAATGATCTGTGTGACATGCCTGATGAATATGCATACACGGATGAATATAATGACGGTGTTGAGCCTTCCGTTCTCCCAAGTGTTGCTATTTTGTCATGTGGGCACGCTTTTCACGCCGTATGCTTGGATGGCATTACCCCTGAGGAGAACTCTAGTGATCCTCCTTGCTTCTTTTGTTTCAGTTGCATGTCTTGA